CGGAAAAGCCTTCCAGCAATCGATACAAGCACTGAGGGCATCCCGTTATGGACTTTACCTTGAGGCCTTGGCCTCATGTTGGTATGCGGAGACTAACATCGACCTGGGTCATAAAACGGAAGGCTATGAGCGCCTGCAGAGAGCCAAGGCCATCTACAACGAAATGGGAAACGAGTCCCAACTGGCCAAGATCGATGGGACCATTACCGAATGCGAGTGTGTGAGCGAAGAAAAAAAGGCAAGTTCCAAAATGGAATACTGATGGGAAGGGGATAGCATGGAAATACTAGACTGCTGTGGACTGGAGTGCCCCATGCCCATCGTTCATCTCGCAAAAAAAGTGAAGAAGATGAAGGTCGGTGAAGAGCTGATCCTCAAGACGACCGCTGAAGGTTCAAGAATGGATGTCCCCATTTGGTGCAAACGGACAGGCAACGATCTCCTGAACTCATCAGTGGAAGATGGCATTTTCATCTACCAGATCAAGAAACTAAGATGATATCTGATCCAGTGGATAAATTAACTACGACAACACTCACGCTTAACCTATCCATCTGAAGTATGGTCATGAGACACTGAGACTCCAGGCCTATAGATCTCCCCAGTCGAGGGATGGAATGGGAGGAGCAACCATGCTCCTCATTATTATTTAATTAATTAATTGAATAATGTGGCCGCAGACTACATCGGCAATATAGATTTTAATACCCTCAAATTGTCCACAAGGATAAATGAAGACCCCTTGCGAACTCATCGCCTGCTATCTGATACCGTATATCCGGAGAGAGATAGCAAAGGGTCTGATAAAAAACCATGGCCTGACCCAGGCAGAAATTGCCCGTCGTTTTGGTGTGACCGATGCTGCCATGTCTCAATATCTTAATTCCAAGCAACGGTCAAATGAGATCATGGATGGCGTGCTGAATAATAGGGAATTTAAAGCGGAGATCGAAAAGGCTATCGATAACGTCAATCACGGCATGGACCCTAGTGATGAGACCTGCCGCATATGCCGTTTCGTCAAGACCAAAGGGACATTGACCCAGCTATATGAGTTCTATTCTGGGAACAAGGTGCCCCCATGCATTTGTGGTAATTGCGAACCACAGTAATTTTTTCTTGCTGCGAGCATACAATCTGATTGTCGTTTTAAGATAGCATATGTAGAGGCATTATCTGCCCTCGTGACGAGCAAGGGAGCAAGCCAAGCATATTCCGCCCTAACTACCTGACCTGATCCTCGGGACAACCTCCGCTGTTGCCGTCCATCCGTTAGTTGAGGGTATCGCGATCAGGTAACGCTTCCTTGTTCAGGGCCCACCTCCCGACCTTTCTCGAGGAGAGAGCTCCATTTGAACCTCAGTGCACGACCTTCAGGGATAATATTCTCATCAAGAAGCACAGTATGCCTCTCGGCGGTTGCGTGTACGAGCGTTTTAACCATGCGATAACGGTTCATATTCTGAACAGCCAGTAAACTTTGGGGGATAAGGATATCTAGGTTGGAAAAGGAATCTGGCTTTGCGGCGTCAGGTACAATTTTCAGGTTTTCTGTTCCTAGGTCTTCCTCCGGTAGGATGACCGATATTTCTTCATCGCTTCCCAGGCGATCTCTTCCTCCACTCCGATGTACCTCATGGTCTGCTCCAGAGTCGTGTGACCGTAGTAGGCTTGGATCTGAGTGGGCGGACACTGGTTGTAGTAGAGATCTCGGCCGAACTGTCGCCGGAACGGGTGGGAATTCGCATGCTCTATCCCTATCGATCGACCGTGTTCCTTCGACATCTCGCTTAAGGTTCCTTCGCTGAATGGCTTTAGCGGACCCCTCACGTGAAGGTGATCTTCCGGATGAGCCAGGAAGTAGTCTGTCTTTCCCCATCTCCTTTCGTACTGCTCCCTCCAGGTCAGATATGGCTGCATCATGGCCCAGAACTCGTCGTCGATCGGTATCTTCCTGGCCTTTCGACCCTTGCCCGATTCTACCGATAACCATCTCTCTGTCAAGTTCCGCTTCCTTAGATGCCGGGTTTCGACCTCCCTTATCCCCGTGTAGATCCACAATACTCTGGCGGCCAGCAACCGTTCTGTCGGCCAGCACTCCAGGAGCTTCATTATTTGCTCTCGTTCCAGCCAGTAGACCTCTCCGCGCTCCGGTTTCAGGTGCAGCTTCAGGCTCTTCACGCCTGGGTTCTTTACGAACTTCATGAGGTGCATGAAGCCGAACATGTACGTTGCTTGGGTCTTTGACCGATAGCCCTGGAGGTTCTCGTAATACTGGTAAACATGTGCTGGGGTTAACTGACGGGGATTCAGCGGCCAGTCGTGTTCCTTTGCGAACCTCAACGCATAGTCGGCCGCTTCCAGGTAGGTCTCCACCGTGTTCGGTGATTTCCCCTCCCCAAATAGTGCCGCCTCCCAGGCGTCCATGTCCTCGGCCCACTTGCTTCGCCTTGGCATTCACAGTCAGGCCCCCAGCTTGATGGTTACTGGCCCGCTGATGGTCGCCACCGTTACCTGGCCAGTAGCGCGGAGGCATTTCCATTGATCCAGGCTTAAGATGATCTTCGGGATCCCGTGGCTTTCGATGAGTGCCATGTTCAGGCCCCCAGGTATCGCTCTTCCTTATCCACGGCCTTAACTGTCCAGTCGTTGGTTCCCACTTCCCTTTTGAGGCTTACCTTGCATCCCTGTTCCTTCTGATGGTAAGCTTCCGACAAGGCCCTGGAAAAGTCCGTAAAGGTAAACGTCCGAATGGCCATCATGCCACCGTCCGAAGGGCATTAAGGTCATTCATCATCGCAGCAATCTTGATGC
The DNA window shown above is from Methanomassiliicoccus sp. and carries:
- a CDS encoding sulfurtransferase TusA family protein, with product MEILDCCGLECPMPIVHLAKKVKKMKVGEELILKTTAEGSRMDVPIWCKRTGNDLLNSSVEDGIFIYQIKKLR
- a CDS encoding transcriptional regulator, with product MKTPCELIACYLIPYIRREIAKGLIKNHGLTQAEIARRFGVTDAAMSQYLNSKQRSNEIMDGVLNNREFKAEIEKAIDNVNHGMDPSDETCRICRFVKTKGTLTQLYEFYSGNKVPPCICGNCEPQ
- a CDS encoding site-specific integrase; protein product: MPRRSKWAEDMDAWEAALFGEGKSPNTVETYLEAADYALRFAKEHDWPLNPRQLTPAHVYQYYENLQGYRSKTQATYMFGFMHLMKFVKNPGVKSLKLHLKPERGEVYWLEREQIMKLLECWPTERLLAARVLWIYTGIREVETRHLRKRNLTERWLSVESGKGRKARKIPIDDEFWAMMQPYLTWREQYERRWGKTDYFLAHPEDHLHVRGPLKPFSEGTLSEMSKEHGRSIGIEHANSHPFRRQFGRDLYYNQCPPTQIQAYYGHTTLEQTMRYIGVEEEIAWEAMKKYRSSYRRKT